From Fibrobacter succinogenes, a single genomic window includes:
- a CDS encoding carbohydrate binding domain-containing protein — MIKQSLKVASLAVLGLSVTAAMAQPKKPHLAVYKFFDEQYRPGGYDYSYGGTSKGVTITKSGGYKSKAALNIKLDPKEYSGASICLYNEFFDLNKYMLDSKVEFMIKGKHGGEAVKVGLLDEEVSDGKKTQVVLPMNKYIEGGAVTTDWKKVSIPLVDFPDRGLYWDNTRKSEFPSRIDWDKIAEIRFSIDKSAASEFEVWVDNIEIVKGNKKAAPKKQMVYWDENNDVIDGPKNPEKLDGKAKTLATFYDNQVKGFSYSYGGLTAQREAQSKTPGNKNVLAMYIDNNDWSGVTYSLGEGKFIDLSKVRNKGGLYFWVKGKLGGEKLYVGILDNQGNDIKSQTKVGLNDWIKVSKDWQLAKIPLKRFTDKGKAWDANKQAEVAKDIQWNKIQEIRFSVGKGENQGEPGKPAPVTVFVDQITFTENIDWIDPDLKWDSFKSNAPDYVISDFEGKYAKDKWEPSTGPKSQLKFKVENCAEFKGNCLNIEHYLLADWVDVVLDLKKNGRPAADRDWTKHWGIMFDVFSEKAWQSITVQIQDAGNEIFVSNVGAPKGKTTILVPFRTFGKFPYYQPPDAVENGLFDLKGVTALDFKPSGEGTAGGFKIDNIRLTNQREVKAKERPAVIKVLVKGEKEVLNPEISGGLFGINAALWDGDMLDNKNFKVQTREFAKRVNHGIIRYPGGLRADDDHWKEILDNHDWMVDTDEFLEWLKKTGSNAMFTVNFGSGTEKEAADWVKHTNIDKKAGILYWEIGNEIYGNWHPYYEKYGKDGGTIYGKRARKFIEAMKKVDPTIKVAVLGVLEGDWNEKVLAETGDIADGLIVHHYPQHFGEENDFAMLSAPQTLTAIYERLHKVVDKWTKKFNKDKKIELWLTEWNSVDFNPGPQTLSVENGLFVADYLGMLATENVDNAQYWDIHNDITPEGGDYGYLTRSGEECMNCPRPSYWAFQMASDALRGKLMKTTIKGDEDALLTAYYTVNGNKKQLLLVNKSPYSDFDIKLDIPGFKGKASVQTLDKSSEKLKEGWANDPSKKAKTVDITKGIKVGKRTLTLITLQ, encoded by the coding sequence ATGATTAAGCAATCATTGAAAGTTGCCTCGCTCGCCGTCCTCGGTTTGAGCGTTACAGCTGCAATGGCTCAGCCGAAAAAGCCGCATCTGGCCGTTTACAAGTTCTTTGATGAACAGTATCGTCCGGGTGGATACGACTATTCTTACGGCGGAACCAGTAAGGGTGTGACTATCACTAAGTCTGGTGGTTACAAGTCCAAGGCTGCCCTCAACATCAAGCTGGACCCGAAGGAATACTCCGGTGCTTCCATCTGCCTTTACAATGAATTCTTCGACTTGAACAAGTACATGCTTGATTCCAAGGTCGAATTCATGATCAAGGGTAAGCATGGTGGCGAAGCCGTGAAGGTCGGTCTCCTCGACGAAGAAGTCTCTGACGGCAAGAAGACTCAGGTTGTGCTTCCGATGAACAAGTACATCGAAGGCGGTGCTGTTACGACGGATTGGAAGAAGGTTTCCATTCCTCTCGTGGACTTCCCGGACCGTGGTCTCTACTGGGACAACACCCGCAAGTCCGAATTCCCGTCTCGTATCGACTGGGACAAGATTGCTGAAATCCGTTTCTCCATTGACAAGAGCGCTGCAAGCGAATTCGAAGTCTGGGTGGACAACATCGAAATCGTGAAGGGCAACAAGAAGGCTGCCCCGAAGAAGCAGATGGTCTACTGGGATGAAAATAACGACGTCATCGACGGTCCGAAGAACCCGGAAAAGCTCGACGGCAAGGCCAAGACGCTCGCTACGTTCTACGATAACCAGGTCAAGGGCTTCTCTTACAGCTACGGTGGTCTCACTGCCCAGCGCGAAGCTCAGTCCAAGACTCCGGGCAACAAGAACGTGCTCGCCATGTACATTGATAACAACGACTGGTCTGGCGTGACCTACTCTCTTGGCGAAGGCAAGTTCATTGACCTTTCCAAGGTCCGCAACAAGGGCGGTCTCTACTTCTGGGTCAAGGGTAAGCTCGGCGGCGAAAAGCTCTACGTCGGTATCCTCGACAACCAGGGCAACGATATCAAGAGCCAGACGAAGGTCGGCCTCAACGACTGGATCAAGGTCTCCAAGGATTGGCAGCTTGCCAAGATTCCTCTCAAGCGCTTCACCGACAAGGGTAAGGCTTGGGACGCTAACAAGCAGGCCGAAGTCGCTAAGGACATCCAGTGGAACAAAATTCAGGAAATCCGCTTCTCCGTTGGCAAGGGTGAAAACCAGGGCGAACCGGGCAAGCCGGCTCCTGTCACGGTCTTTGTTGACCAGATCACCTTCACCGAAAACATCGACTGGATTGACCCGGATCTCAAGTGGGATTCCTTCAAGTCCAACGCTCCGGACTACGTGATTTCCGACTTCGAAGGCAAGTATGCCAAGGACAAGTGGGAACCGTCCACCGGTCCGAAGTCTCAGCTCAAGTTCAAGGTTGAAAACTGCGCCGAATTCAAGGGCAACTGCTTGAATATCGAACATTACCTCCTTGCTGACTGGGTTGACGTTGTGCTCGACTTGAAGAAGAATGGCCGTCCGGCTGCTGACCGCGACTGGACCAAGCACTGGGGCATCATGTTCGACGTGTTCTCCGAAAAGGCTTGGCAGTCCATCACCGTGCAGATCCAGGATGCTGGCAACGAAATCTTCGTTTCCAACGTCGGTGCTCCTAAGGGCAAGACCACCATCCTCGTTCCGTTCCGCACCTTCGGCAAGTTCCCGTACTATCAACCGCCTGACGCTGTTGAAAACGGTCTCTTCGACCTCAAGGGTGTAACCGCTCTCGACTTCAAGCCGAGTGGTGAAGGTACTGCAGGTGGCTTCAAGATTGACAACATCCGCTTGACCAACCAGCGCGAAGTCAAGGCTAAGGAACGTCCGGCTGTCATCAAGGTCTTGGTGAAGGGCGAAAAGGAAGTTCTCAACCCGGAAATCTCTGGTGGCCTCTTCGGTATCAACGCTGCCCTCTGGGATGGCGACATGCTCGACAACAAGAACTTCAAGGTTCAGACTCGCGAATTTGCTAAGCGCGTCAACCACGGCATTATCCGTTACCCGGGTGGTCTCCGTGCTGATGACGACCACTGGAAGGAAATCCTCGACAACCACGACTGGATGGTCGACACCGACGAATTCCTCGAATGGTTGAAGAAGACTGGCTCTAACGCTATGTTCACTGTGAACTTCGGTTCCGGCACTGAAAAGGAAGCCGCAGACTGGGTCAAGCACACGAACATCGACAAGAAGGCCGGCATCCTCTACTGGGAAATCGGTAACGAAATCTACGGTAACTGGCATCCGTACTACGAAAAGTATGGTAAGGACGGCGGTACCATCTATGGTAAGCGCGCTCGTAAGTTCATCGAAGCCATGAAGAAAGTTGACCCGACCATCAAGGTGGCTGTGCTCGGCGTTCTCGAAGGCGACTGGAACGAAAAGGTTCTCGCTGAAACGGGTGACATCGCTGACGGTCTTATCGTCCACCACTACCCGCAGCACTTCGGCGAAGAAAACGACTTCGCTATGCTCTCTGCTCCGCAGACCCTCACTGCAATCTACGAACGCTTGCACAAGGTCGTTGACAAGTGGACCAAAAAGTTCAATAAGGACAAGAAGATTGAACTCTGGCTTACCGAATGGAACTCTGTTGACTTCAACCCGGGCCCGCAGACCTTGTCTGTTGAAAACGGCTTGTTCGTCGCTGACTACCTCGGTATGCTCGCTACTGAAAACGTCGACAACGCTCAGTACTGGGATATCCACAACGACATCACTCCGGAAGGCGGTGACTACGGTTACTTGACCCGTTCTGGTGAAGAATGCATGAACTGCCCGCGCCCGAGCTACTGGGCTTTCCAGATGGCTTCCGACGCTCTCCGTGGCAAGCTCATGAAGACCACCATCAAGGGTGACGAAGACGCTCTCCTGACCGCTTACTACACTGTAAACGGCAACAAGAAGCAGCTCCTCCTCGTGAACAAGAGCCCGTACAGCGATTTCGATATCAAGCTCGACATCCCGGGCTTCAAGGGCAAGGCCAGCGTCCAGACTCTCGACAAGAGCTCCGAAAAGCTCAAAGAAGGCTGGGCAAACGACCCGTCCAAGAAGGCTAAGACTGTCGATATCACTAAGGGTATCAAGGTCGGCAAGCGCACCCTTACTCTCATCACTTTGCAGTAA
- a CDS encoding DJ-1/PfpI family protein has translation MKPIKQKLAGKKVAVLVETEYIPDEIKQYQSFFGALGAKVELLTYLWGQKERTIVSDVTEPNKMPETLVVSKDVSDANPNDYAIVLCAANYVACRLREIPPMGSLGSAEELRSPSAVRFMASAMMNPSIVKGFLCHALWLMTPCPELLKGRKVICHTVVLSDVVNAGAVFVPDESHVYADRDLVTGRSAADLKVYCNKIIKTYEVINK, from the coding sequence GTGAAACCGATAAAACAAAAGTTGGCGGGCAAGAAAGTTGCCGTTCTAGTTGAAACGGAATACATTCCAGACGAAATTAAACAATACCAATCGTTTTTTGGTGCTTTGGGTGCAAAAGTCGAGTTGCTGACGTACCTTTGGGGGCAAAAAGAACGGACTATCGTCAGCGATGTGACGGAGCCGAATAAAATGCCTGAAACTTTAGTGGTGAGCAAGGATGTTTCCGATGCTAATCCTAATGATTACGCCATCGTGCTGTGTGCTGCCAACTACGTCGCTTGCCGTTTGCGCGAAATTCCTCCAATGGGAAGTCTCGGAAGCGCAGAAGAGCTCCGCTCTCCATCTGCAGTGCGGTTTATGGCAAGTGCCATGATGAACCCCAGTATCGTCAAGGGATTTCTTTGCCATGCCTTATGGCTAATGACTCCATGTCCGGAACTTTTGAAGGGGCGCAAGGTCATATGCCATACGGTCGTGCTTTCGGATGTTGTGAATGCAGGTGCTGTTTTTGTTCCCGACGAATCGCATGTTTACGCTGATAGGGATTTGGTAACGGGCAGATCTGCGGCTGACTTGAAGGTTTATTGTAACAAAATAATCAAAACATATGAGGTAATCAACAAATGA
- a CDS encoding Na+/H+ antiporter NhaC family protein produces the protein MQNENFEEKIKGNPIALLPVAVFLVLYLGLGITFEYILHISMGFYNIPIVAAFLIAIFVACMQNRKLNFDKKMNIMAGALGDRNIFLMILIFLCAGIFAGILGRSSASAAAYLLLDFIPAQFAVVVLFLVAAFVSTAMGTSVGTIAVVSPIAVEVAQMAGFGVPFCVATVIGGAMFGDNLSFISDTTIAATSTQGCKMKDKFHVNFIIALPAALVAVVIITAISFATKAHAVAENPYSLVQLIPYVLVLALALTGINVFTVLLVGIVAASVIMVGFGPLDMMGLLQNIGNGISGMYETILVAVLVSALCGLIRIHGGFAALLDFIHKVFKGHRSGQVGVGLLVSALDVATANNTVAIVMAGPIAKQMGDEYRISPKKTASLLDIFSCVVQGILPYGAQMLVALAAISTALPNANVSAFDLIPYMFYPFLLLISVLVFIAISPRKKKDLNG, from the coding sequence ATGCAAAACGAAAATTTCGAAGAAAAAATCAAGGGTAACCCGATTGCCCTTTTGCCGGTCGCCGTGTTCTTGGTGTTGTACCTGGGACTTGGCATTACATTTGAATACATTCTCCATATTTCGATGGGTTTCTATAACATTCCCATCGTGGCGGCTTTCTTGATTGCGATTTTTGTCGCATGCATGCAGAACCGCAAATTGAATTTTGACAAGAAGATGAATATCATGGCGGGGGCGCTGGGCGACCGCAACATTTTCTTGATGATTCTCATTTTCCTTTGCGCGGGCATTTTCGCGGGAATTCTTGGGCGTTCGAGCGCTTCGGCAGCTGCTTACTTGCTGTTGGATTTTATCCCGGCGCAGTTTGCGGTGGTTGTGCTGTTCCTGGTAGCGGCGTTCGTCTCTACGGCGATGGGAACCTCGGTAGGTACGATTGCGGTTGTTTCGCCGATTGCGGTTGAGGTGGCCCAGATGGCGGGGTTCGGTGTCCCGTTTTGCGTGGCGACGGTGATTGGTGGCGCGATGTTCGGCGACAACTTGAGCTTTATTTCGGATACGACGATTGCGGCAACTTCGACGCAGGGCTGCAAGATGAAGGACAAGTTCCATGTGAACTTTATTATCGCGCTCCCGGCGGCGCTTGTGGCGGTGGTGATTATTACGGCGATTTCGTTTGCGACGAAGGCTCATGCGGTTGCGGAAAATCCTTACAGCCTGGTGCAACTGATTCCGTACGTTTTGGTGTTGGCGCTTGCGCTCACGGGCATTAACGTGTTTACGGTGTTACTTGTTGGCATTGTCGCGGCTTCGGTGATCATGGTCGGTTTTGGTCCGCTTGACATGATGGGGCTTTTGCAGAACATCGGGAACGGCATTTCGGGCATGTACGAGACGATTCTTGTGGCGGTGCTGGTGAGTGCATTGTGCGGCCTTATCCGCATTCATGGCGGTTTTGCCGCGTTGCTCGATTTCATCCATAAGGTGTTCAAGGGCCACCGTAGCGGGCAAGTGGGTGTTGGCCTTTTGGTGAGTGCGCTCGATGTGGCGACGGCAAATAACACGGTTGCTATTGTGATGGCTGGCCCGATTGCAAAGCAGATGGGCGATGAATACCGCATTTCGCCGAAGAAGACGGCTTCGCTTTTGGATATTTTCAGTTGCGTGGTGCAGGGCATTTTGCCTTACGGTGCGCAGATGTTGGTGGCGCTTGCGGCGATTTCTACGGCCTTGCCGAATGCAAATGTGAGTGCGTTTGACCTTATTCCATACATGTTCTATCCGTTCCTGTTGCTCATAAGCGTGCTCGTGTTCATTGCGATTTCGCCTCGCAAGAAAAAGGACTTGAACGGATAA
- a CDS encoding FISUMP domain-containing protein: MDPKTVTKGKFTDKRDGRVYKTVTIGDQTWMAENLNYKTSSDSECEADSTDKKCEKKGLLYKWQAIIDAASGYCEPYRICAEPIQGICPDGWRIPTRDEWDTLLTRIGIRDKDGIKIEAGYRLRSKDFYGSDVYGFSALTVEFWTSTNFRDQRDDRRVVTAVLREDAYLSGSAQNYPKAYLRCIQDTTPKPDLNNPATIRSYDKNCKDSVWTPKIPPCNINGKDNCEYGEFEGKKTIKIGNQKWMDYDKIVYPLYDSRTCPLGWRVPDPEDWNELIQNVGGKCFATKMLASQKGWESGNGFNAYGFDIKPTGYYSTWLDYEKKRVSQGREFYEKETATTFVVRDSLNTTYKYMAYFSTGRSFFLQYNDDYSANLYCVTSTPAPDISSSFFNPNFNYGEFTDSRDGKTYKTTIIGPQKWMAQNLNYESDSSVCYQDYFYSSYCKSLGRLYSFEDAQNACPAGYHLPSKDEFDTLMSFGAIYHKTNNLFSAYNFGDDTYGFSLVMAGGGEGSTFFSGFYDKKQAKKMSYSGVAFLWSSTPKSDSTAYGLYAYKSDVSDTLHASYSKTSGSWRTYASVRCLNDTLFNEESKQ; encoded by the coding sequence ATTGACCCCAAAACGGTCACCAAAGGAAAATTCACCGACAAGCGCGACGGAAGAGTCTATAAAACCGTAACCATAGGCGACCAAACATGGATGGCTGAGAACCTGAACTACAAGACGAGCTCCGACAGCGAATGCGAAGCCGACTCCACAGATAAAAAGTGCGAGAAAAAAGGATTACTCTACAAATGGCAAGCCATAATCGATGCTGCTTCAGGTTATTGCGAACCCTATAGAATATGCGCTGAACCCATTCAAGGTATTTGCCCCGACGGATGGAGAATTCCTACAAGAGATGAATGGGACACACTTTTAACCCGCATCGGCATTCGAGATAAAGACGGAATAAAAATTGAAGCAGGTTATCGCCTTCGCTCAAAGGACTTCTACGGTTCTGACGTTTACGGATTTTCTGCGCTTACCGTGGAATTTTGGACATCAACAAACTTTAGAGACCAAAGAGACGACAGACGCGTTGTAACCGCAGTATTACGTGAGGACGCATACTTGTCTGGATCTGCCCAAAACTATCCAAAAGCATATCTTCGTTGCATCCAAGATACAACCCCCAAACCTGATTTAAACAACCCAGCTACAATCAGGTCTTACGACAAAAACTGCAAAGATTCGGTTTGGACCCCTAAGATTCCGCCTTGCAATATCAATGGCAAAGACAATTGCGAATACGGCGAATTTGAGGGCAAAAAAACAATAAAAATCGGAAATCAAAAATGGATGGACTACGATAAAATCGTATATCCGCTTTACGACTCACGAACATGCCCCTTGGGATGGCGAGTTCCAGACCCAGAAGATTGGAACGAACTCATTCAAAATGTCGGAGGAAAATGTTTTGCTACCAAAATGTTGGCTTCGCAAAAAGGCTGGGAAAGCGGGAATGGTTTTAACGCTTACGGATTTGACATTAAGCCGACGGGCTACTACTCCACATGGCTTGATTACGAGAAAAAAAGAGTTTCTCAAGGGCGAGAATTTTATGAAAAAGAAACAGCAACCACATTTGTCGTCAGAGACAGCTTAAATACAACATATAAGTACATGGCATATTTTTCCACAGGACGTTCGTTCTTTTTGCAATACAATGATGATTATAGTGCCAATCTTTATTGCGTCACAAGTACCCCTGCGCCGGATATCTCAAGTTCTTTCTTTAATCCAAATTTCAATTACGGAGAATTCACTGATTCTCGCGACGGGAAAACATACAAGACGACAATAATCGGTCCGCAAAAATGGATGGCTCAGAACCTGAATTACGAAAGCGATTCTAGCGTCTGCTATCAAGACTACTTTTATTCAAGTTATTGCAAATCCCTAGGACGGCTATATTCGTTCGAGGATGCTCAAAACGCATGCCCCGCAGGGTATCATTTACCATCAAAGGACGAATTCGACACACTGATGTCCTTCGGAGCCATTTACCACAAAACAAACAACTTGTTCTCGGCCTACAACTTTGGTGATGATACTTACGGATTTTCATTAGTTATGGCGGGTGGTGGAGAAGGTTCTACGTTTTTTAGTGGTTTTTACGACAAAAAACAAGCAAAAAAAATGTCTTATAGCGGTGTGGCGTTCCTTTGGAGCAGCACGCCAAAATCTGATTCTACTGCATACGGGTTATATGCGTACAAAAGCGATGTGTCTGACACTTTACATGCAAGCTATTCAAAAACATCTGGATCATGGAGAACCTACGCGTCCGTCCGTTGCTTAAACGACACTCTCTTTAACGAAGAATCCAAACAATGA